From the Hemicordylus capensis ecotype Gifberg chromosome 1, rHemCap1.1.pri, whole genome shotgun sequence genome, the window TGCAGAATACCAGCGGGGCTCTGTGGCCTGTGGGCCCGATCGCAGCCTTCTCCAACGTCCCGTTCCGGCATCTGCATCACGACAGGGCTTTGGCCCTTTGGTTTGTTGCAGGCCCGGGAGGGCCGTGGGGTGGGGCATTTTGCAAGTTTTTCTACAGCTTTCTTTGCTCTCCTGATCTTTGGAAGGGGTTTCTGGCTGCTTTGGGGGGCCTTGTTGTGAGGGGTTGTTGCTGGGCTTTCGAGTTGGCTTCTGGGGGTTTTTCCTTGAGCTTTGGTATTCCCTGGGGGTGGCTAAGGTTTTTTCCCTTCGTGCAAACCTCTCCCACATCCATAGGGTTGCTCTGTAGAGCAAGAATTGGGGGTTGGCTTCTCCTTCTAATATTGGTTGAGGGCTTGTGGGTGTTTTCATGATGCCCAGGAAAGCTAAGGAGAAAAAGGGTGGGAAGCCTGTTAGGCAGCCCaaagcccccccccttcttcctcggatgaggatgatgaagaaATGGCCCTTATTAGGGGCTTGATTGGTAGGATGgaggccttggagaagtctcGCAGCGCTCCTTCTGATAAGGGTGCTGGTCCttctggcggggtggtggtgtccctcCTCCCAAGGTGCCTCGCAGGACCAGGCGGGCTGCCCggaatcagcttttaaaatcactCTCTAGTAGGTTGGAGGcgttggaaaagggggggggcccAGCCGGCCCGGCTCCTCCCTCAGGTCCGCAAGATCCATCCATGCCTGATGACCTGGTTCCTGGAAGGCCTGCTCCTGTGGCTCCATTGCTGTCGCCTGAGGACCTGGCTCCTGTGCTGCCTGCTCCGTCGCTTCCACTGCCTGCTGCGCCGGTTGAACCTCCGCCTGTGGACCCTCGAGTACCGGtggccccgggtgagccagcagcacctacacctccCAGCGGCACTGGCCAGTGGCCCTATGTACCCTGGCCGATGCCAGCGAGCGGGAGTTGGGGAGTACACTCATATTGGCCTCCTTATACACATCCTTGGGGTTTAGGTCCCCCTGTTAGTATACCGGGGGTTACTGCTGGCCTGCAAGGGGCGGCTGAGCGGGTATGGACGGGCGCTGTGCCCCCGGGTACTCCGGTTGCCCCACCTGCAGGTGTGATCCCTAGCCCGGTTCCAGCGATTTCTGGTACCACCGGTCACTATCCCATGGGGATTCTCTCCGCCGGTTATCATGCCCCATACAgtggcatggggctgctgcttggTGACCACTTACTGCCTGCTACCAAGGAAAAGATTTTGAAGGGAGAGTATATTGACATTTTTAGTCTCCTTTTTCGCGAGCCAGGAGTAAAACATAAAGAAGGGGAATCCTTTAAGGACCACAAGGCCACTAAGCGTAAGCCAGTTGAGAAGACGTGGAATAACTGGTTGTCAGGATTTACCATTTATATGGGCGTCATAGTTCAGGCGCAGCCTGCCCGTGGCCCGGCgcttttaaaatacatggatatgATCCATAGGGCAGTGTCCGATTTTGCCGGCTCCTCTTGGATCCGGTATGATGAGAGTTTTCGCATGAGGGCTGCCTTGGACCCTTCCCTACCATGGGACACTCCTTTACAGGAATTGTGGTTAGTTATTATGTCCCTGCCCCGCCCCGTAGAAGGGGATCGGTCAGACAGTGGCCACCTGTTATCTAGGGCAGCGGTCCCATCGACATCGGGCGGggctggccagcagtgggttcaaccccacctggtctgctgggagtacaataCCCACGATAAGTGTACCTGGTCCCCCTGCCGCTTCAAACGCACATGCGGCGTGTGTGGGGCCAAGCATCCTAGCTCTGCCTGCCCTAGGGCCAAGTTCAGTAGCTCAGGGTCCAAGTTCCGGCCcggcagcaacaacaagaagggtgcccctcctccaccccctgcggGGAAAGGGCTCCAGCCCCATCAAGCTTGATGTACTGGAGCTTTTGCTCCGGGACTATCCGGATCGGGTTGTGGCTGCCTATTTGAACCGGGGTTTCCGGGAAGGTTTTAGGATACCGTCTTCGGCCCGTCGTGGGCTTAGTAGCTCTCGTAACTTGAGGTCTGTCATAGGTAAGGAACAGGTGGTTCTCAAGAAAATCAATAAGGAGGGGGCAGCTGGTAGGGTTTTGGGCCCGTTCGAGAGCACTCCATTCCCGGGTTTGAGGGTCTCGCCCCTGggggtggtccctaagaaggtaCCTGGCGAATTTGGGTTAATTCACCATCTATCTCACCCTCGGGGGTCATCAGTGAATGATGGCATCCTGGATAGTTTGTGCTCAGTACGATACGCATCTTTTGATGATGCTGTCTGGGTGGTTAGGGGCCTGGGACCAGGGGCCCTTATGGCCAAGTGTGATATCAAGTCCGCCTTCCGCTTGCTGCCCGTTCACCCCAGTGATTTTGAGCTGCTGGGCTTCGCCTTTGCGGGGCGATTCTATTTTGACCAtgccctgcccatgggctgctccatTTCTTGCGCAGCTTTTGAAGCTTTCAGTACATTTCTGGAATGGGCAGTGCAGCGGAGGGCGGGGCTTATATCCACCTCGCATTACCTagttgattttctttttgtagggcGGGGCTATTCTGAGGAATGCCAGCATTTGCTTcgctcctttatggagctggcGGACGAGCTAGGGGTCCCTTTGGCAAGGGACAAAATGGAAGGCCCCATCACGAGGCTCTCCTTTTTGCGGATTGAACTTGACTCAGTTGCTGGTTGTTCAAGGTTACCCCAGGAAAAATTGTTGGCCCTTCTGGACCTAGTTAGGGCAGCTGGCCGAGCCCAAAAAATTACCCTGAGGGATTTACAAGTGTTAGTGGGCCATCTTAATTTTGCATGTAGGGTGGTGGCCCCAAGTCGGGCATTTTTGCGGCGGCTGTGTGATATGATGGCTGGCCTTTGGGCCCCCCATCATGGGGTCAGGATTACTGAGGGCACTAGAGTTGACCTCTCCCTTtgggaatcctttctgttgggtttCAATGGGGTAGCCTTTTGGAGGAATGAACTGTTAGTGGAGGCTGACCTACAAGTCCATTCCAATGCAGCAGGTGGAGTGGGTTTTGGGGTCTATTTTAGGGGTCGCTGGTATGCGGCCCTCTGGCCCGTCGAGTGGGTGAGGCAAGGGTTAGCTAGGGATCTTACGTTTCTGGAGCTTTTTCCTATCGTAGTTGCAGTGCACATTTGGGCCGACGAGTCTTCTAACTCATTGGTccggttctggtgtgacaaccaggcagtAGTGCAGGTCATCAACTCACAAACCTCTCGCTCCCGGAGGGTTATGGGGCTGGTAGGGGCCCTGGTGTTGCAGTGCCTTCGGGCTAACATCTTGTTCCGGTCCCGGCATGTTCCGGGCGTGCGCAACGACATAGCTGAtgctctgtctcgttttcagtcGCACAGGTTCAAACAGTTAGCTCCCGAGGCGGCACTGCAACCGGATCTCATGCCCgcctttctgtggcagcttggcagttgGAGGCACAACAGGCCATAGCGGCGTCTCTGGCGCCCAGCACCAGAGCCAGTTACGCGGCTAAGCTTCAGGCCTTTTCCTTGTTTTGAGGTTCTGAAGCTTTGGAGGAGGTTTGGCCTGTtccagtgtgccagctgcaacagTTCCTCGTTATGTTACGTAGGGCGGGGCGGGCTGTGTCCACGCTTGGCGGCTACTTAGCTGCTCTGGCCTTTACAGCACAGGTAAAAGGGGTTAGTGATTTTTCAGCGGATCCTCGGGTAGGGCGCATGCTCGAGGGCTGGTCCAGGGAGAACCCGGGCAGCCTCGACTCTAGACGTCCTTTCACCATAGATTTGGTTGCCGCAGTGCTACAGCAACTTGAAGCCTGCTGTGCTAACCAGTGGGAGGTAACTCTTTTTTGGGCGGCTGTTTTAGTCGCCTTTTTCGGCGCCTTTCGTCCAGGTGAGTTGCTACCATGGAACAGGGGCTCCCTGAGGGACCGTTGTTTGCAATTTTCTGTTTTGTCACTCAGTGACGGGGTGGCACAGTTTTTTCTACGCCGTTCTAAGACGGATCAACACAGTAAAGGGCAGTTGGTGCGCTTGGCGGCTGCCTCTGACCCTGGCATTTGCCTGGTGATCGCCTTGCAGCACTACACGGCCCTCGGGCCTGCCTCAGCGGGGTGCCTGTTTGTCCACGCGGATCAGGCACCTCTTACCCAATACCAGTTCCTGGCAGTGGTAAGAAGGGCATTGGTTGCAGCTGGGGTGCCGCCTGAAGGGCTCACATTACACTCCTTCAGGATTGGGGTGGCTACTACAGCTTCCCGGTTGGGCCTACAAGAGGCTGTGGTATGGCGGATCGGCCGGTGGAAGTCCGTGGTGGTCAGGCCTTATGTGCACTGACAGCGGACTATATTATCTGGATTGATCGAATTTtctttttggcaggtgctggtggggcagcggctcctgtacgggtcctgatctgtggccattcgttggtcttttgggccttcaagcagaccagcacctcccactggggTTCACAGCTGGGGTTTGGACGAAGAGCCCTGGTgtattggttgggcatgcggggcatgctgTGGAGTCAGCTGCTCCCGGCCATTAAGGATCACTTAGCTAGATTCCCTGTGCCCACCGTTCTTGTCCTTCACTTGGGTGAGAATGACTTAGGCAGGCGGACTGGCCTGTCCATGGTGCAGCAAGCCGCCTCCGATTTGACCGTACTGCGCAGGTGGATGCCCGGGGTTCGTATCCTCTGGATCAATTGGCTTCAGCGCAGGGTTTGGCGCGCTGCGTTTAATGGGTTTAAGTTAGAAAAGGCCCGGCGCAAGGTTTCGGCCGCCATAGGTAAGTTAGTTTTGGCGGCTGGGGGGGACATCATTAGGCAACCTGATTTAGCAGCTCGCTTCCACGAGCTATATCGCCCGGATGGTGTTCACCTTTCTGAGGCTGGGTGCGATTTGTATTTACGCAATATTTGGAATGGGCTTGCTGCACTGTTGGATGGCATGGGGCAGGGAGGCCAAGCAAGGGCtgacctccctgggtggcagtaacagtgcgggctaaggggtaagtggttggttagagtatggtgagcacccttgaatattgtaaggtggaatggtcaatcgctcctttgtagcctgtgcggcacggggagaaattgattgccaggaaacctgctaaaggatttcatcaacctttgggctgtgcggtccggggtgggtgaagaccttgagctgtccagatcccctcttctctggagggcggttggctttgaaggagacaggtggggtatacccgcttgtttcctgagccagggtgtgtcgcccatgtcaggtgatgaataggatggtagcatcctagctcacgcctaggggcccgcactattctatgttggtgattaatcacctggtttacagtccgcctatgcctatttgtttattaataaacgtggcccgtttcatccatttaacgtctctgtgtcttcttgggccggggtctggggacaagaaGGCAACCACCCTCCCTTGGTGCTCCCAACACCTGGTGCTCAGGGCGACACCAcatctgatcctgatggaagaaccccttttaaagtcatctagaTTGACTTTTAGATtgaccccttttaaagtcatctagaTTGACTTTTAGATtgaccccttttaaagtcatctagattggtggccatcacaacatccggCGATAGAAAATTCCATACTTTAAATacacattaaggctattcacacgagcaaccCAACTCAATCCCAGCACTTATGTCTCCtctagcctgacttttaaccctgGGCCCTTAACTGGGGTTAGAGGTGCGAGTGCAGACCCCAGGTTTGGGGTCATCTGtgcgcttgggctgcacacagcctgagcacacaggtgtttgggtgcctagagtgcccgactgATGAGTTggccaatgcaccacacacattgcatggtgcattatgggatcctTGGATGCCAGGGcacattttcccggcctccagtgatccgcgcttctgggagcagtgtggattaagggtgtgcatgaactgaggttcaaGCATAAGTTCAGCAACATGGGCAGGggagtgattatttatttatttatttgatttgatttgtataccacccctccaaaatggcttagggaaATGTATGTTTCTCCCAATGTGTGAATAGTGTCCCCTTACATAGCAAAATGACTCAGTGGGAGCCATT encodes:
- the LOC128341309 gene encoding uncharacterized protein LOC128341309, which encodes MPDDLVPGRPAPVAPLLSPEDLAPVLPAPSLPLPAAPVEPPPVDPRVPVAPGAGGAAAPVRVLICGHSLVFWAFKQTSTSHWGSQLGFGRRALVYWLGMRGMLWSQLLPAIKDHLARFPVPTVLVLHLGENDLGRRTGLSMVQQAASDLTVLRRWMPGVRILWINWLQRRVWRAAFNGFKLEKARRKVSAAIGKLVLAAGGDIIRQPDLAARFHELYRPDGVHLSEAGCDLYLRNIWNGLAALLDGMGQGGQARADLPGWQ